GCGCCGTCCACCCGCCGCGCCAGGTCGCGCGAGCGGAGCCGGGAGCCACGAGCGCCACAGCGCGCATCGCTCCCACGACGAGTAGCTCGGATGCCACGCCGCGCATTCGACGGCAGAAACAGCGCCAACCTGCGCTGTCCAAGACAGGGGTTGTTGCCCAGGCCTGGGACGGAGGTGACGCCCGGTTGCACGCGATGATGCGTGCAGACCATTCTTCCCTGCCCCTGCGGGGGTAAGTTCCCAGGAGCCACGCTAGTGCAGCCTTCTGGCGGCTGGTTCCTCAAACACAGCAAAGGCGACACGCAAAGGAGATCGCGTCAAGGGCCTAACAAGCAGCGAAGACACGCGCGGCTGCTGGCAATGCCACTTGCCGTAGCGACTCTAGCTCAATGGAACGGTTACAACGGATCGAGTTTCAACCAACGTCGTCTTAGCTCATCCCCCACGGGGACACGGGCGCTTAGCGCCCAGCACAGTACGCGCAACACCCGATCGCGCCGCGCAGGCCCGATCCCGCTTTGTCGTACATTGCGACACGTGCAGCGCTGTCAGCCGTGGAGCGCGGGATGAGACTGTGAGCGTATATGAGTACCATGCCGCCGGCGACGCAGACCGCGATTGCCGAGAATACGTGGCTCCATTTCTACCAGATGGAGCAGCTTCAGGACCCCGCTCAGCAGACCGTGATCGTGCGGGGAGAGAACGCCCGCGTGTGGGACCAGAACGATCGCGAGTATATCGATGCCCTCGCCGGACTCTTCTGCGTCAACGTCGGCTACGGCAGACGCGAGATCGCCGATGCCGTCTGCGCGCAGATCCAGCAGATCGCCTACGTCTCGCCCTTCTCCTTCCCCAACCTGCCCGCCGCTGAGCTGTCGGCAACGCTCGCCGAACTCGCGCCGCTGGGCGATACGCCGCGCGCCTTCTTCACCTCCGGCGGCTCCGAGGCCGTCGAGTCGGCGCTGAAGATCGCCAAACAGTACCAGCGCAAGCTCGGCTTTGCCGGACGCACCAAGACCATCTCGCGGCGCTACGCCTACCACGGCACGACCATGGGCGCGCTGTCGGTCAACGGTCTGCCCGGCATCCGCAACCAGTTCGCGCCGCTGGTGCCGGGCGCGCGTCACGTGCCGATCCCCCACCGCTACCGCTGCAACGCCTGTCAGCTTGCGAGCGCCTGCACGCGCGCCTGCACCGACGAGATCGAGGCGCTGATCGAGTTCGAGGGGCCGGAGACGATCGCCGCGATCATCATGGAGCCGGTGCAGAACTCAGGCGGCGCGATCGTGCCGCCGCCGGACTACTATCGCGCCGTGCGCGAGATCTGCGACCGCTACGGTATCCTGCTGATCATGGACGAGGTGATCACCGCGTTTGGGCGGATCGGCGCGTGGTTCGGCAGCGAGATCTTCGGCGTCGAGCCTGACATCATCACGATCGCCAAGGGTATGACCTCCGGCTATATGCCGATGGGCGCGGCGCTGGCCCGCAAAGCGGTGGCCGATGTGTTTCTCGGCAACGAGAGCGATAAGCTGATGCATGGCCTGACGTACGGCGGGCATCCTGTGGCTGCGGCGGCGGCCAACGCCAACATCGCGATCATCGAGCGCGAGGGGCTGAACCAGCGCGCTCACGACATGGGCAACTACCTGATGGCGCAGCTCCACCTGGCGCTGGATGAGCATCCCAACATCGGCGAGATTCGCGGGATGGGCCTGTTCGTGGGGCTTGAGCTGGTGCGCGACCGTCAGACGAAGCAGCCGCTACAAGAAGAGCATCTGATGAGCTGGCTCAGCGATCACCTGAGGCGTCGAGGCGTGATCTGCCGCGCCGACGATCGGCTGGACCCGGTGATTCAGCTCGCGCCGCCGCTGACGATCCCGCGCGCAGACATCGACGAGGTCGTCGGTGTGCTGGCCGAGGTGCTGCACCTGCTGGGCCAGCGCGTCGGCTCGCTGCCCAGGCCAGTGCAGTCGCTGGCCGCGCTGCCGAACATCAATGCGGTGACAGCCAACGCCGCAGAGAGCATGATCACCCGCGCGGCTAGCTAGCCAGGCACACGTTCAAGGGGCACGCGCTGTGCCCCTGCGATCGGCCTCAGCAGCGGCTACTCGACGCGGTAATTCTTGTAGCGGCCAAGAAATTCAAGGACCTTCTTCTTGGCTGCCGCGATCTGGTTGTTGGCTTTGATATACTGGCTGTCGATCGCGCGAAAATCCGACTCCGAGACAACGCCGGTGTCCATGTCGCGCTCGGCCTTGCGGTGCTGTTCCTGAAGTGGCTCGCGAGCACGCTCAGCCGCCGCCACCTCTTGGATCAACCGCTGAAGCTCGGCCTGGAGCTGCGGATCGTCGTAGCGGATGCGCTCATATTCCGTATACAGTGGCATGATCATCCTCCTGTGGTCAATGATGGGATTCTAACCGATCATCGGCGCATATTCCATGCCGAGACTTGGCAGCAGGAGCCGCTTTCCATCGAAGGAGTACACGTCTATGCGGATCGTGGTTGTCGGCGGCGCGGGGCTGATGGGCCGTATTGCGCTGCGGGATCTGGTCGAAGCGCCGCAGGTCAAGGAGATCGTAATCGCCGACTTGAATCGGCAGGCGGGCGAGCAACTGATCGCCGAGATCGGCAGCTCGAAGCTGTGGGTGGCCGCTGTGGACGCTACCGACGAGGGCGCGCTCGCGGCGGTTCTGCGAGGCACCGATGTGTGTCTCAACGCCAGCGTCTATTACTTCAACCTGCCGATCATGCGGGCCTGCCTGGCGGCGCGCACGCACTACCTCGATCTGGGCGGGCTGTTTCACACCACGCGCAAGCAGCTTGAGCTGGACGCCGAGTTCAAAGCGGCCGGCATCACCGCCGTGCTGGGCATGGGCAGCGCCCCCGGCGTGACTAACCTTCAGGCAAGGCTGGCCTGCGACCGGCTCGACACGGTCGAGTATATTCGCATCTACGACGGCATCCATAATCCGCAGATCAACCCCGATGATCCACTGACCTGGGGCTACTCGATCCAGACGATTTTAGACGAGGTCAGCAAAAACCCGATGGTTTTCCGCGATGGTCGCTGGCAGGAGGTCGCGCCGCTCAGCGAGCTGGAATACTATCCCTACCGCCAGCCGCTAGGCTACGTCGCCAACCACCACTCGCTGCACTCCGAGGTCGCGACGCTGCCGCTCTCCTTCCGCGACAAAGGCGTGCAGGAGGTCTTCTTCAAGATCAACTTCTTTGGCTACCCCGAAGCGATGCTGCGCAAGATCGCGTTTTTGTGCGAGCTGGGCTTCGCCTCTACCGATCCGATCCCGATGCGCAGCGGTCAGGTCGCGCCGCGCGATGCCCTGCTGGCTGTGCTCGACCAACGACCCGCGCCGCCCGCCAGGGAGCCCGCCGGATACAAAGATATGGCGGTCGAGGCCAAAGGCACGCGCGATGGACAGCCCGTGCTCGTGCGCGTCGATGTGGAGTCCTGGGCCAGGCCGGAGTGGAAGGCCAGCGGCGGCAACCTGCTCACGGGCGTCGCGCCATCGATTGTGGCCCAATGGCTGGCAGACGGAACGATCACGCAGCGCGGCGCGCTGCCGCCTGAGATCGCCGTGCCGCCGCGCCAATTCTTCGAGGAAGCCAGGCGACGCGGCATCCAGACGACGATCGGCGAGACGGTGCCGGTATAAGAACAAAGAACAAAGAACAAAACGAAGAACAAAGGAACAAGAGAACAAAGGGGAAGCACCAAGAACCGGGTGCCCTCTGGGCGCACCAAGAACCAAGGGGCGAGGAACAAAGATTCCCCTCTCCTATGCAATGGGAGAGGGCGGGTGCCATGCCGGGTGCCCTCCGGGCATGGCACCCGGCCCGGGGTGAGGGCCTGAACTTGAAACTTGAAACTCGAAACGAGGTGATCGATGACCCAGGTACGAATCAGCGCGCTGCCGGTCGGCAGCTATCAGGCCAATTGCTACCTGC
The sequence above is a segment of the Herpetosiphonaceae bacterium genome. Coding sequences within it:
- a CDS encoding aminotransferase class III-fold pyridoxal phosphate-dependent enzyme, translated to MSTMPPATQTAIAENTWLHFYQMEQLQDPAQQTVIVRGENARVWDQNDREYIDALAGLFCVNVGYGRREIADAVCAQIQQIAYVSPFSFPNLPAAELSATLAELAPLGDTPRAFFTSGGSEAVESALKIAKQYQRKLGFAGRTKTISRRYAYHGTTMGALSVNGLPGIRNQFAPLVPGARHVPIPHRYRCNACQLASACTRACTDEIEALIEFEGPETIAAIIMEPVQNSGGAIVPPPDYYRAVREICDRYGILLIMDEVITAFGRIGAWFGSEIFGVEPDIITIAKGMTSGYMPMGAALARKAVADVFLGNESDKLMHGLTYGGHPVAAAAANANIAIIEREGLNQRAHDMGNYLMAQLHLALDEHPNIGEIRGMGLFVGLELVRDRQTKQPLQEEHLMSWLSDHLRRRGVICRADDRLDPVIQLAPPLTIPRADIDEVVGVLAEVLHLLGQRVGSLPRPVQSLAALPNINAVTANAAESMITRAAS
- a CDS encoding saccharopine dehydrogenase NADP-binding domain-containing protein, with protein sequence MRIVVVGGAGLMGRIALRDLVEAPQVKEIVIADLNRQAGEQLIAEIGSSKLWVAAVDATDEGALAAVLRGTDVCLNASVYYFNLPIMRACLAARTHYLDLGGLFHTTRKQLELDAEFKAAGITAVLGMGSAPGVTNLQARLACDRLDTVEYIRIYDGIHNPQINPDDPLTWGYSIQTILDEVSKNPMVFRDGRWQEVAPLSELEYYPYRQPLGYVANHHSLHSEVATLPLSFRDKGVQEVFFKINFFGYPEAMLRKIAFLCELGFASTDPIPMRSGQVAPRDALLAVLDQRPAPPAREPAGYKDMAVEAKGTRDGQPVLVRVDVESWARPEWKASGGNLLTGVAPSIVAQWLADGTITQRGALPPEIAVPPRQFFEEARRRGIQTTIGETVPV